In Methanobrevibacter sp., a genomic segment contains:
- a CDS encoding TIGR00269 family protein — protein sequence MQCSKCGNPKVIIKKEQSGQILCKDCFIESIEKKVIKTIKKEKLLDKGDKVLVALSGGKDSVTTLEILDSFRQMNIIDICAVTVDEGIDNYRQDGVDIAIRHAERLGIEHKVVSLKEEYGITLDEIMQRENHKGSCTYCGVFRRTIINKVAREMGATKIATGHNLDDEVQAIMMNYLEGNTDNLTKLGAKTVSNAKEFTVKIKPLREIPEREIGLYVVAKELEVHFDSCPYAMQSFRGEVSEVINQLSEKHPTIKYSTLRGYDKIKNVLKDELKKDYSHGRCARCGEPSANELCKACSFLEELGV from the coding sequence ATGCAATGCAGTAAATGTGGTAATCCTAAGGTAATTATCAAAAAAGAGCAATCCGGTCAGATATTATGCAAGGATTGTTTCATTGAATCAATAGAAAAAAAGGTTATCAAAACCATAAAAAAAGAAAAATTACTTGATAAGGGAGACAAGGTCCTAGTTGCACTTTCCGGAGGCAAGGACAGTGTTACTACTTTAGAGATATTGGACAGTTTTCGCCAGATGAATATCATAGACATATGTGCCGTAACGGTTGATGAGGGTATAGATAACTACCGCCAGGACGGTGTTGACATTGCCATACGTCATGCTGAAAGATTAGGGATTGAACATAAGGTTGTTTCACTTAAAGAAGAGTATGGCATTACTTTAGATGAGATAATGCAAAGGGAAAATCATAAGGGGTCCTGCACTTACTGTGGCGTATTCAGAAGAACAATTATAAACAAGGTGGCTCGCGAAATGGGTGCCACTAAGATTGCAACAGGACATAATCTGGATGATGAGGTTCAAGCTATAATGATGAATTATTTGGAGGGCAACACCGATAACCTGACAAAGCTAGGTGCAAAAACCGTATCGAATGCAAAAGAATTCACAGTTAAAATTAAACCGTTAAGGGAAATTCCTGAACGGGAAATAGGATTGTATGTTGTTGCAAAGGAATTGGAAGTTCATTTCGACAGTTGCCCTTATGCAATGCAATCATTTAGGGGTGAAGTTTCAGAGGTAATTAATCAACTTTCAGAAAAGCATCCTACAATAAAATATTCGACACTTAGAGGATATGATAAGATAAAGAATGTTTTGAAAGATGAGCTTAAAAAAGATTATTCCCATGGGCGATGTGCTAGATGCGGAGAACCTTCAGCAAATGAATTATGCAAGGCATGTTCATTTTTAGAAGAATTAGGAGTGTGA
- a CDS encoding VWA domain-containing protein, with protein sequence MIKKIANLSAQLREKGLPVSVRSTQAAVKIYMDLGEDDRQLLKTALMAVYVKDRYDIPKFLKVFEEVFKTEVEKEVAKELEKGTAYRGKGPKSNKYIIKKQNNAFQKVNKEKINNEKLKMLSGQPLLEEVKQLERDGELMNKDLTKLNRFDPRMLEICQRLGKKIANKRSRRKVKSTSHKIDMRRTIRTNLKYGGVPVDLVKAKPRPHKNEHLFLNDISGSCEWISSWFFMLMFSAQTAFKRSRMFEFDNKVIETTKALKEEYLIDSFVKVKDMRVKNMMVHGTSDMYSAFGKFQEMANINNKSYIIILSDCRDWAGPKVHGVPASVGLVEEMVRDSKKLIILNPEDRNKWDVVDSCVSLYEEAGAKVFEVNTLNQLAQFVEQI encoded by the coding sequence TTTATATGGATTTGGGCGAAGATGATAGGCAACTTTTAAAAACGGCTTTAATGGCAGTTTATGTTAAGGATAGGTATGATATTCCCAAATTCCTCAAGGTTTTCGAAGAAGTTTTTAAAACGGAAGTCGAAAAGGAAGTTGCTAAAGAGCTTGAAAAAGGAACTGCCTATAGAGGTAAGGGACCTAAATCTAATAAATACATCATTAAAAAACAGAATAATGCCTTCCAAAAAGTAAATAAGGAAAAGATCAACAATGAAAAGTTGAAAATGCTTTCTGGCCAACCTCTTCTGGAAGAAGTTAAACAGCTTGAACGTGACGGGGAATTGATGAATAAAGATTTGACCAAATTAAACAGGTTCGACCCTAGAATGCTTGAAATCTGCCAAAGATTAGGTAAAAAGATTGCAAACAAACGTTCAAGAAGAAAAGTCAAATCCACTTCCCATAAGATTGACATGAGAAGAACAATCAGAACAAATCTGAAATATGGCGGGGTGCCGGTTGATTTAGTAAAAGCAAAACCAAGGCCTCACAAAAATGAGCATTTGTTCTTAAATGATATTAGCGGATCATGCGAGTGGATTAGCAGCTGGTTTTTCATGTTAATGTTTTCAGCACAAACTGCATTTAAACGATCCAGAATGTTTGAATTTGACAATAAAGTAATTGAAACAACCAAAGCTTTAAAGGAAGAATATCTCATAGATTCTTTTGTAAAAGTTAAAGATATGAGAGTCAAAAACATGATGGTTCATGGTACATCAGACATGTATTCCGCATTCGGAAAGTTCCAGGAAATGGCAAATATAAATAACAAATCATACATAATTATTTTATCCGATTGCAGGGATTGGGCTGGTCCGAAAGTTCATGGAGTTCCTGCAAGTGTAGGTTTGGTTGAGGAAATGGTGAGGGATTCAAAAAAGCTCATCATTTTAAATCCTGAAGATAGAAATAAGTGGGACGTGGTGGACAGTTGTGTGTCTTTATATGAAGAGGCGGGCGCAAAGGTATTTGAAGTTAATACATTAAACCAGTTGGCACAATTTGTAGAACAGATATAA
- a CDS encoding MoaD/ThiS family protein — protein MSFILKYKNLNEEREIPNENYSIKDLLDELELSAQTIVSKQNGELVIEDTIIEDGDEIQLVQIIYGG, from the coding sequence GTGTCATTTATTTTGAAATATAAAAATTTAAACGAAGAAAGAGAAATTCCAAATGAAAATTATTCCATTAAGGACCTGCTTGATGAATTAGAATTATCAGCTCAAACTATCGTTTCTAAACAAAATGGGGAGCTTGTAATTGAAGACACGATTATAGAGGATGGCGATGAGATACAATTAGTCCAAATTATTTATGGTGGTTAA